DNA from Syntrophorhabdaceae bacterium:
GCGGGAGGGACCGACCCGGAAGGGCGGGAAGGTACTGCGAGGACTTACAGCCATGGGATTGACAGGAAAAAACGAGGCCGATACACTAACAGAGGGTACTCGTCGCCATCATTGTCGGCAGGACAAAAAAGGTATTGACGGGAAGGGTCTATCGATCCATAATGCGGGTGCTGGGCCTTTTATTATTTGTCTTCGCCCCCTTTCTTATCAGAGACGGCCTCGCTCTCCTTCGGGTGATCGCTAAATTTCCTTGAAAGGACGACACCGGCCGGATAGAATATCGAAGCCTGTAAAATCCCTCAAGAGGAGTACGCGCCATGCCCGATTACACCAAGATAGATACCCCGGAGGTCTTGTCGTACGTGTTCTATCCCCGCGACGAGTCCGGTCCCTGTCCGAAATACGCATTTGACCATTTCATCCCCGTGTCGGATGTGGTTGCCGTCCATTGCCGCTTTTACGAACAGGAGAATGACTGGCCATGGATCCTCTATTTCCACGGAAACGGGGAGGTCGTAAGCGACTATGACGAGATCACCATGTTCTATTTCAAATACAAGCTCAATCTCGTTGTGGTCGACTACCGCGGCTACGGAAAGAGCAACGGCACGCCGACCGTCACGGATATGTCACAGGATTCCCAGAAGGTCTACGAATCCGTCAAGACCGCCTTGAAGGAGAGAGGTCTCAGGGACGACCTGTGGATCATGGGCAGGTCGCTCGGCAGTGTTGCCGCCCTGGCAATCGCCTACCGGCAAGGCGCGAACATCAACGGGCTCATAATTGAAAGCGGTTTTCCCAGCATCTCCAGTCTCATTGTCCGCCATGGCATAGCCACGCCCGACATGGACCTCGACGCCATCACCCGGGAATGTCTCGATATGATCAGATCGATCACGGTCCCCGTCCTCATCATTCACGGCGAATACGATACCCTCGTCCCGCCCGACGAGGCCGAGACCATCTACGAAAACATCGGCTCAACGAAAAAGGACCTTCTCATGATCCCCGGCGGCACGCACAACGACATCATGTTCGTGGGCCTGAGACAGTACATGGAAGCCATCCGGAGGCTCGTGGATTCTACAAGTCCCGTAAAATAAGGGTACGGTTCAGTTTCGGCTTTGTGAAAGGGCTCTTTTACTTTACGAGCTTCTTCACCCTTTCTATCAGCGCCTTCAACTGTTTTTCCCTCTCTTTGAGGGCATCGCGGAACTCTCGCCTGTTGGTCCTCGCTATCTCGACTTCCAGGTGGGAATTATATCTTTCAAGAACACTGAGGAGCAGTTTGGCCTCGTCGTCGGTCATCTCGCACGTAACCATATCTTCCTCCTTTTACAGGTCTGAGCCGCCATCGGAGCGGCCGTCATTGCGGCCTGTAGATGTATTGATAGGCGCTTCTGAGCCGTTGCGCGACGATTCCTATAAGGTGTTTGTAGATGATGAGGCCTTCTTCGGGATGACGTTTCACCGCGTTCTCAATGACACCCCGCCCTATTCTGATGGCCCTTGCCGGCAAAAGGCACCGCGCCGTTGCGCTGTAGACATAGGGTTCCACAAGTGCCGACCAGCCGAATATCTCACCTGGCCTCTTGACGACAAAATGCATATTCTCCTTTTCCAGCACCACAATATCCACTTCCCCTTCCACGAGCTCATAAAAGTATGACCCCGGTTCATCGGCACTGAAGACTATCTCATCGCGCTTGAACGTCACCTCTTCTCCCAACTTTCCGATCTCTGCTATGACCCGCTGGCTTACCCCCCGAAAAAGGTCGAATTCCTTGGTAGGGGACGCTTCCATGATAGACACGCCTGCCACCTCCTTTTTTTTCACGGCTCCCATATAATCCTTTTAGCACAAGTTGGGAATAAAACAAGAAGATGAGAAGACGGTTTCTACCTCTTTTCCATATACCTCGGTTTGATCATGTTTTCCGGGGAGAGGATGTCGTCGAGTTCTTCCTTTTTCAGGTATCCCTTTTCAAGGACGAGTTCGCAGACCGAGCGGTTCGTCGCGAGGGCTTCGTGGGCTATCTCGGTGGACCTCTCGTAGCCGATGTAGGGGTTGAGTGCCGTCACCAGGCCGATGCTGCATTCGACGTATTCCCGGCACCTGTCCCGGTTTGCGGTTATTCCCAGTATACAGCGGTCGGCAAGCGTCTTGCTGGCGCGCTTCAAGGCCACAAGGGAATTGAAGAGACTGAAGGCTATGATGGGTTCCATAACGTTGAGCTCCAGTTGGCCTGCCTCCGCGGCAAAGCTTACCGTCACGTCATTACCGATGACAAGATAGGCCACCTGGTTGACGACCTCAGGTATGATGGGGTTGACTTTGCCGGGCATGATGGTCGAGCCGGGGGCCATGGCGGGGAGGTTTATCTCGTTGAGACCACAGCGTGGACCGGATGCCAGAAGCCTGAGGTCGTTGCAGATCTTGGAGATCTTGACGGCGAAGCGCTTCAGAACACCTGACAACTGGACATACACCCCCGAATCCTGTGTTGCCTCCACGAGATCGGGCGATGTGAGGACATCGACGCCCGTTAGCTGTCTGAGTTTTTCCGCCACGAGAGGAGCGTAATCGGGATGGGCGTTGAGTCCGGTTCCGATGGCGGTCGCTCCAAGGTTTATTTCCCTTACGAGCGCCTGTGCCTCCTTCATTCGATCCATGTCCTCGCCAAGCATGATGCCCCAGGCACCAAATTCCTGGCCCAAAGTCATGGGAACGGCATCCTGCAGCTGCGTTCTGCCCATCTTGATAACGTCGCAGAATTCATCTGATTTCTTCTGTAACGCGGAGCGGAGATACCCCATTGCCTCTACGAGCGCCCTGATCTTGAGGATAAGGGTCAGCCGTATCGCCGTTGGGTAGGCGTCGTTCGTCGACTGGCAGAGGTTCACGTGATTGTTGGGGTGGATGATGTCGTAGCGCCCCTTTTCATATCCCAGTATCTCGAGGGCAATATTTGCGATGACCTCATTGGCATTCATGTTCGTGGATGTGCCTGCTCCGCCCTGTATCATGTCGACGACGAAGTGTTCACGGTACTTCCCATCGAGGACCTCATCACAGGCGCGGCTTATCGCATCCGCGACATCAGGGGGCAAGAGCCCCAATTGGCCGTTTGCAAGAGCAGCGGCCTTCTTGACGTAGGCCAGCGACCTCACAAAGGTCGGATAGCTGGAAAGAGGGATGCCGCTGATATGAAAATTCTCCATTCCGCGCAGCGTCTGAACGCCGTAGTATGCATCGGCGGGGACCTCCCGCTCGCCAAGAAGATCGTGTTCCTTTCTCATGTTGCTGCTCATAGCGACGCCTCCGGTAGAGTTTGGTCATCTTTTTTGTCGAATACCCTCTCCCACTTCGCGACAATGACAGTGGCAAGGCAGTTGCCCGTAACATTGACCGCCGTTCTTCCCATGTCCATGACCGTGTCTACGCCAAGAATAACTGCCACGGCCTCTATGGGAAGACCGAACGAGGCCAGCGTGCCGGCAAGGACCACAAGAGACGCCCTGGGCACACCTGCGGCGCCCTTGCTTGCGAATATGAGGGTGAAACCAATGAGGAGCTGCTGGGACAGGCTGAGGTCAATGCCGGCCGCCTGTGCGGCAAAGATCGATGCAAGAGAGAGGTAGATGGTGGTGCCGTCGAGGTTGAAGCTGTAGCCTGTGGGGATAACAAAGGAAACAACCCTTCTCGGAACACCGAGAGCCTCCATATTCTCCATCGCCTTTGGCAGCGCCGCCTCCGAGCTGGACGTGGAGAAGGCGATGATGGCAGGTTCCTTTACCGCTGCCAGAAATCTTTTTATGGGGACTTTGAATATCAGCCCCACAGGCAAAAGCACGGCAAGAAGAAAAGCCGCGATGGCCCCGTAGAAACTGGCGATGAGGAGGCAAAGATTGAGGAGCACACTCATACCCTTGCTGGCTACAACGACGGCGATGGCCGCGCCGACACCGATGGGCGCGAAACGCATGACGATATTGGTATATTTGAACATCGTTTCAGAGAGGGCCTCACAGAAGTCTATGATCGGCTTCTTCTTCTCTTTGATGAGACTAAGGGCTATGGCGAAGATGATCGTGAAGACGACCACTTCCAGCACGTCGCCCCGGGTAGCCGAATCGAAAAAGTTGTCGGGGAATATATTGACAACGACCTCCTTGATGGTCATGTGCTTCGCCTGGCCCAGGCCAAGAGGCACTCCCGAGTCACCAAGCATGATACCGACGCCGGGCTTCGTTATATTGACGACGATGAGCCCCAGAAAGAGCGCCAGTGTCGTGATGATCTCGAAATAAACGATTGCCTTGACACCCATCCTGCCCACCGCCTTGAGGTCGGCATGGCCCGCAATACCCACAACCAGGGTCGAGAATATGATGGGAACGATGATCGTCTTCACGAGA
Protein-coding regions in this window:
- a CDS encoding cation:dicarboxylase symporter family transporter, coding for MERRRRLSQTHLIFIGMLVGLIVGFAFPALGTKLDALSTIFIRLVKTIIVPIIFSTLVVGIAGHADLKAVGRMGVKAIVYFEIITTLALFLGLIVVNITKPGVGIMLGDSGVPLGLGQAKHMTIKEVVVNIFPDNFFDSATRGDVLEVVVFTIIFAIALSLIKEKKKPIIDFCEALSETMFKYTNIVMRFAPIGVGAAIAVVVASKGMSVLLNLCLLIASFYGAIAAFLLAVLLPVGLIFKVPIKRFLAAVKEPAIIAFSTSSSEAALPKAMENMEALGVPRRVVSFVIPTGYSFNLDGTTIYLSLASIFAAQAAGIDLSLSQQLLIGFTLIFASKGAAGVPRASLVVLAGTLASFGLPIEAVAVILGVDTVMDMGRTAVNVTGNCLATVIVAKWERVFDKKDDQTLPEASL
- the aspA gene encoding aspartate ammonia-lyase, coding for MSSNMRKEHDLLGEREVPADAYYGVQTLRGMENFHISGIPLSSYPTFVRSLAYVKKAAALANGQLGLLPPDVADAISRACDEVLDGKYREHFVVDMIQGGAGTSTNMNANEVIANIALEILGYEKGRYDIIHPNNHVNLCQSTNDAYPTAIRLTLILKIRALVEAMGYLRSALQKKSDEFCDVIKMGRTQLQDAVPMTLGQEFGAWGIMLGEDMDRMKEAQALVREINLGATAIGTGLNAHPDYAPLVAEKLRQLTGVDVLTSPDLVEATQDSGVYVQLSGVLKRFAVKISKICNDLRLLASGPRCGLNEINLPAMAPGSTIMPGKVNPIIPEVVNQVAYLVIGNDVTVSFAAEAGQLELNVMEPIIAFSLFNSLVALKRASKTLADRCILGITANRDRCREYVECSIGLVTALNPYIGYERSTEIAHEALATNRSVCELVLEKGYLKKEELDDILSPENMIKPRYMEKR
- a CDS encoding alpha/beta hydrolase, producing the protein MPDYTKIDTPEVLSYVFYPRDESGPCPKYAFDHFIPVSDVVAVHCRFYEQENDWPWILYFHGNGEVVSDYDEITMFYFKYKLNLVVVDYRGYGKSNGTPTVTDMSQDSQKVYESVKTALKERGLRDDLWIMGRSLGSVAALAIAYRQGANINGLIIESGFPSISSLIVRHGIATPDMDLDAITRECLDMIRSITVPVLIIHGEYDTLVPPDEAETIYENIGSTKKDLLMIPGGTHNDIMFVGLRQYMEAIRRLVDSTSPVK
- a CDS encoding cyclic nucleotide-binding domain-containing protein encodes the protein MGAVKKKEVAGVSIMEASPTKEFDLFRGVSQRVIAEIGKLGEEVTFKRDEIVFSADEPGSYFYELVEGEVDIVVLEKENMHFVVKRPGEIFGWSALVEPYVYSATARCLLPARAIRIGRGVIENAVKRHPEEGLIIYKHLIGIVAQRLRSAYQYIYRPQ